Proteins encoded together in one Olsenella timonensis window:
- the murA gene encoding UDP-N-acetylglucosamine 1-carboxyvinyltransferase, translating to MEVIQIEGGHRVAGEVSVEGAKNSALKLMAATIMAPGTTTLTNVPNISDVHVMGKVLKNIGARIDVVNEHELRIDTAGVDSWETPYHLVAQMRASTAVLGPLLSRFGRAIVAMPGGCNIGARSIDMHILGLEALGVEFEVRHGNIHASAPHGLTGATVTLNFASVGATENLMMASVFARGVTTIDNAAREPEIVDLANMLNEMGAKVSGAGSPVIEIEGVSELRPVEHRVVGDRIEAGTFLAVGALTGEPVTVRGFAPLHLGLVLKKYEQMGISIERGTDWCRAWRDRPLVPTDIQTLPFPGFPTDMQAQTMVLLALAKGSCVITENIFENRFMLASELTRMGADISIEGHHAIVHGVDGLSGTQVKSPDLRGGAALVLAGLVSDGITTVSDIHHIDRGYEGFVEKLASLGARIRRAEIPDDQD from the coding sequence ATGGAAGTCATTCAGATCGAGGGTGGGCACCGCGTCGCTGGCGAGGTGAGCGTCGAGGGCGCCAAGAACTCCGCCCTCAAGCTCATGGCCGCGACCATCATGGCCCCGGGCACGACGACGCTCACCAACGTCCCCAACATCTCGGACGTCCACGTGATGGGCAAGGTGCTCAAGAACATCGGCGCGCGCATCGACGTCGTGAACGAGCACGAGCTGCGCATCGACACCGCCGGCGTCGACTCCTGGGAGACGCCCTACCACCTCGTCGCGCAGATGCGCGCCTCCACGGCGGTTCTCGGCCCCCTGCTCTCGCGGTTCGGCCGGGCCATCGTCGCCATGCCCGGCGGCTGCAACATCGGGGCGCGCAGCATCGACATGCACATCCTCGGCCTCGAGGCGCTCGGCGTCGAGTTTGAGGTGAGGCACGGCAACATCCACGCGAGCGCCCCGCACGGGCTCACCGGCGCTACGGTGACGCTCAACTTCGCGAGCGTGGGGGCCACCGAGAACCTCATGATGGCGTCGGTCTTCGCGCGGGGCGTCACCACGATCGACAACGCCGCGCGAGAGCCGGAGATCGTCGACCTCGCGAACATGCTCAACGAGATGGGCGCGAAGGTCTCGGGGGCGGGCTCCCCGGTCATAGAGATCGAGGGCGTCTCCGAGCTCCGTCCGGTCGAGCACCGCGTGGTGGGCGACCGCATCGAGGCGGGCACGTTCCTCGCCGTCGGGGCCCTCACGGGCGAGCCGGTCACGGTGCGGGGCTTCGCCCCGCTGCACCTGGGCCTCGTGCTCAAGAAGTACGAGCAGATGGGCATCTCGATCGAGCGGGGGACGGACTGGTGCCGCGCCTGGCGCGACCGCCCGCTCGTGCCCACCGACATCCAGACGCTGCCGTTCCCGGGCTTTCCCACCGACATGCAGGCGCAGACCATGGTCCTCCTCGCCCTGGCGAAGGGAAGCTGCGTCATCACCGAGAACATCTTCGAGAACCGCTTCATGCTCGCGAGCGAGCTCACCCGCATGGGGGCCGACATATCGATCGAGGGACACCACGCCATCGTCCACGGCGTCGACGGCCTCTCGGGCACCCAGGTCAAGTCTCCCGACCTGCGCGGGGGCGCGGCGCTCGTGCTGGCGGGCCTGGTGTCCGACGGCATCACCACCGTCTCCGACATCCACCACATCGACCGCGGCTACGAGGGCTTCGTCGAGAAGCTCGCCTCGCTCGGGGCGCGCATCCGTCGCGCCGAGATCCCCGACGACCAGGACTAG
- a CDS encoding phosphoglucomutase, with protein MDSKRADILRFGVDGWSARFDDAFTDDNVVRMADALGLVWADAHPGATVYVGFDTRHAAREHARLVAGALASYGLRVRVSDGPCPTPAVAWTCARDEAAVGAVALTASERSCEYGGIVVRGADGGPVPQGFLDEVEQSVSLAPTSERGAFEELDLMDEYLGSLAAWVDRPAIEARRPKVVVDAMFGAGTGHLARTLTDLGCDVVEIHVEPREDFGGIHPDPRDPWADSCEQAVVAHGADLGLLLDGDADRAAVVDERGQLLPARALIPLVLGNLVMSHGAHGRVVSTLTCSACIGREATRLGCDTTTVPVGFSRVYREMLEADAIMGVEEYGGICVPAHLRERDGLLVCLLAVEMLARSGKTVSVMTRELESAIGTMWYARRDLRLDPAATQAFRNVLPGLNPGELAGRTPVEVSHADGLRAQFDDDSWVLIRPSRTSSVVRVYAEAPSAPERDALLTAACDLVKRGL; from the coding sequence TTGGATAGCAAGAGGGCCGACATACTCCGCTTTGGGGTGGACGGCTGGAGCGCCCGCTTCGACGACGCCTTCACCGACGACAACGTCGTCCGCATGGCCGACGCGCTCGGCCTGGTCTGGGCCGACGCCCACCCCGGGGCGACGGTCTACGTGGGCTTTGACACGCGCCACGCCGCGCGCGAGCACGCGCGGCTCGTGGCGGGGGCGCTCGCCTCCTACGGCCTGCGCGTCAGGGTCTCGGACGGCCCCTGTCCCACCCCGGCCGTCGCCTGGACGTGCGCGAGGGACGAGGCCGCCGTGGGCGCCGTGGCCCTGACCGCGAGCGAGCGCTCGTGCGAGTACGGCGGCATCGTGGTGCGCGGCGCAGACGGCGGTCCCGTGCCCCAGGGCTTTCTCGACGAGGTCGAGCAGAGCGTGTCGCTCGCGCCCACCTCGGAGCGCGGCGCCTTCGAGGAGCTCGACCTCATGGACGAGTACCTCGGCTCCCTCGCCGCCTGGGTTGATCGCCCCGCCATCGAGGCGAGGCGCCCCAAGGTCGTGGTGGACGCGATGTTCGGGGCTGGGACGGGCCACCTTGCCCGGACCCTCACCGACCTCGGGTGCGACGTCGTGGAGATTCACGTCGAGCCGCGCGAGGACTTTGGCGGGATTCATCCCGACCCGCGCGATCCCTGGGCGGACTCCTGCGAGCAGGCGGTCGTCGCCCACGGCGCCGACCTGGGCCTGCTGCTCGACGGCGACGCCGACCGCGCCGCCGTGGTGGACGAGAGGGGCCAGCTGCTCCCGGCCCGCGCCCTGATTCCGCTCGTCCTCGGCAATCTCGTCATGAGCCATGGCGCGCACGGGCGCGTCGTGAGCACGCTCACCTGCTCGGCCTGCATCGGGCGGGAGGCGACGCGCTTGGGCTGCGATACCACGACGGTCCCCGTCGGCTTCTCCCGCGTCTATCGGGAGATGCTCGAGGCCGACGCGATCATGGGTGTCGAGGAATACGGCGGGATCTGCGTGCCGGCCCACCTGCGCGAGCGCGACGGGCTGCTCGTCTGCCTGCTCGCCGTCGAGATGCTCGCGCGCTCCGGCAAGACCGTCTCCGTCATGACGCGTGAGCTCGAGTCTGCCATCGGCACCATGTGGTACGCCCGTCGCGACCTCCGTCTCGACCCTGCGGCGACGCAGGCGTTCAGGAATGTCCTGCCGGGGCTGAACCCGGGAGAGCTCGCGGGGAGGACGCCCGTGGAGGTGTCGCACGCGGACGGTCTTCGCGCCCAGTTCGACGACGACTCCTGGGTGCTCATTCGCCCGTCTCGCACGAGCTCGGTCGTGAGGGTCTATGCCGAGGCTCCGTCGGCACCGGAGCGAGACGCCCTGCTCACGGCGGCGTGCGACCTCGTCAAGCGTGGCCTCTAG
- a CDS encoding UTP--glucose-1-phosphate uridylyltransferase: MKAIIPAAGLGTRFLPATKCTPKELLPVIDKPVIQYVVEEALEPEGVDGVVIVNSHEKPQIEQYFSVDNDFESMLRERGKDTEAARVHEASALPVSFVYQDEARGLGHAVLQAADEIDDDPFFVLLGDYFVPGRQMCVRMAEVSREHGGASVIAVAPVPADQVSRYGIIAGECVGCLPGTGATDEQEGAVWRVTGLVEKPRPEDAPSHLFIVGRYLLSPRIMELLATQGPGAGNEIQLTDAMERLLAEEEMYALVVDPAEGCDTGTPAAWAATNARMALEDPSQEAAFREALGPDGAASLG, from the coding sequence ATGAAGGCAATCATCCCGGCCGCCGGCCTCGGAACCCGCTTTCTCCCCGCCACCAAGTGCACGCCCAAGGAGCTGCTCCCCGTCATCGACAAGCCGGTGATCCAGTACGTCGTCGAGGAGGCGCTCGAGCCCGAGGGCGTCGACGGCGTCGTCATCGTCAACTCCCACGAGAAGCCCCAGATCGAGCAGTACTTCTCCGTGGACAACGACTTCGAGTCCATGCTGCGCGAGCGCGGCAAGGACACCGAGGCGGCACGCGTCCACGAGGCGTCCGCGCTGCCGGTCTCGTTTGTCTACCAGGACGAGGCCCGCGGCCTCGGCCATGCGGTCCTACAGGCTGCCGACGAGATTGACGACGACCCGTTCTTCGTCCTCCTCGGCGACTACTTCGTGCCCGGGCGCCAGATGTGCGTTCGGATGGCCGAGGTCTCCCGCGAGCACGGCGGCGCCTCGGTCATCGCGGTCGCGCCCGTTCCGGCGGACCAGGTGAGCCGCTACGGCATCATCGCCGGCGAGTGCGTCGGGTGCCTGCCCGGCACCGGCGCCACCGACGAGCAGGAGGGCGCGGTCTGGCGGGTCACGGGGCTGGTCGAGAAGCCGAGGCCCGAGGATGCGCCCTCGCACCTGTTCATCGTCGGGCGCTACCTGCTGTCGCCGCGCATCATGGAGCTGCTCGCAACGCAGGGCCCCGGCGCCGGCAACGAGATCCAGCTCACCGACGCGATGGAGCGCCTGCTCGCGGAGGAGGAGATGTACGCGCTCGTCGTCGACCCCGCCGAGGGCTGCGACACCGGCACGCCTGCCGCCTGGGCCGCCACCAACGCGCGCATGGCGCTCGAGGACCCGTCCCAGGAGGCCGCCTTCCGCGAGGCGCTTGGCCCGGACGGTGCCGCCAGCCTTGGATAG
- the atpA gene encoding F0F1 ATP synthase subunit alpha, with protein sequence MESISSEKIMSTLREELAQINATVDRQEASVVTEVADGIARISGLKTAMAGELLKLTSSSTGLDVYGLVQNLDQDDVGAVLFGDAEDIKEGDECRTTGRVMDIPVGHAMLGRVVNPLGQPIDGLGPINATHRRPIEFKAPGIMERQPVCEPVQTGLLAIDAMVPIGRGQRELIIGDRKTGKTAIAIDAIVNQRTTDMICIYVAIGQKASTVAGIRESLAQHGVLDKTVIVSATAAESAPMQYIAPMAGAAIGEYFMYNDEHGNPADAEHPGGHVLVVYDDLSKQAVAYRQMSLTLHRPPGREAYPGDIFYLHSRLLERACKLSDANGGGSLTALPIIETQEGDVSAYIPTNVISITDGQIYLQSNLFFQGQRPAVDVGISVSRVGGDAQIKAMKQVVGTLRLDLAAFREKQAFSQFGSDLDATTQYQLNHGAHVMEMLKQQRFSALDVRDQVISIFAAKEDFLDDIDLENVTLFRDELAAYMAGHCPKLRAHVMDGKIDDATARRLRARISRFKKTFLVEHPNRKRLEDVEEAAEDTVAAPPEGGHQLLDGQGQ encoded by the coding sequence ATGGAAAGCATCAGCTCCGAGAAGATCATGAGCACGCTGCGCGAGGAGCTCGCGCAGATCAACGCGACGGTCGACCGCCAGGAGGCCTCGGTCGTCACCGAGGTCGCCGACGGCATCGCGCGCATCTCGGGCCTCAAGACCGCCATGGCCGGCGAGCTGCTCAAGCTCACGAGCTCCTCCACCGGACTGGACGTCTACGGCCTCGTGCAGAACCTGGACCAGGACGACGTGGGCGCGGTCCTCTTCGGCGACGCCGAGGACATCAAGGAGGGCGACGAGTGCCGCACCACCGGGCGCGTCATGGACATCCCGGTCGGGCACGCCATGCTCGGCCGCGTGGTGAACCCGCTCGGCCAGCCGATCGACGGCCTCGGCCCGATCAACGCCACGCACCGTCGCCCCATCGAGTTCAAGGCCCCCGGCATCATGGAACGCCAGCCGGTGTGCGAGCCCGTCCAGACGGGGCTTCTCGCCATCGACGCGATGGTGCCCATCGGGCGCGGGCAGCGCGAGCTCATCATCGGCGACCGCAAGACGGGCAAGACGGCCATCGCCATCGACGCCATCGTCAACCAGCGCACGACCGACATGATCTGCATCTACGTGGCCATCGGCCAGAAGGCCTCCACGGTCGCGGGCATCCGCGAGTCGCTCGCCCAGCACGGCGTCCTGGACAAGACGGTCATCGTCTCCGCCACGGCCGCCGAGTCCGCCCCGATGCAGTACATCGCGCCGATGGCCGGCGCGGCGATCGGCGAGTACTTCATGTACAACGACGAGCACGGCAACCCCGCCGACGCCGAGCATCCCGGCGGTCACGTGCTCGTGGTCTACGACGACCTCTCCAAGCAGGCCGTGGCCTATCGTCAGATGTCGCTGACGCTGCATCGCCCGCCCGGACGAGAGGCCTACCCCGGCGACATCTTCTACCTGCACAGCCGCCTGCTCGAGCGCGCCTGCAAGCTCTCCGACGCCAACGGCGGCGGGTCGCTCACGGCGCTGCCGATCATCGAGACGCAGGAGGGCGACGTCTCCGCCTACATTCCCACGAACGTGATCTCCATCACCGACGGCCAGATCTACCTGCAGTCCAACCTCTTCTTCCAGGGCCAGCGCCCCGCCGTCGACGTGGGCATCTCGGTTTCCCGCGTCGGCGGGGACGCCCAGATCAAGGCCATGAAGCAGGTCGTGGGCACGCTGCGCCTCGACCTGGCCGCCTTCCGCGAGAAGCAGGCCTTCTCGCAGTTTGGCTCCGACCTCGACGCGACGACGCAGTACCAGCTCAACCACGGCGCCCACGTCATGGAGATGCTCAAGCAGCAGCGCTTCTCGGCGCTCGACGTGCGCGACCAGGTCATCTCGATCTTTGCCGCCAAGGAGGACTTCCTCGACGACATCGACCTCGAGAACGTCACGCTGTTCCGCGACGAGCTGGCCGCCTACATGGCCGGGCACTGCCCCAAGCTGCGCGCCCACGTCATGGACGGCAAGATCGACGACGCGACGGCACGCCGCCTGCGCGCCCGCATCTCCCGCTTCAAGAAGACGTTCCTCGTCGAGCACCCCAACCGCAAGCGCCTCGAGGACGTCGAGGAGGCCGCGGAGGACACGGTCGCCGCGCCGCCCGAGGGCGGCCACCAGCTGCTGGACGGCCAGGGGCAGTAG
- a CDS encoding F0F1 ATP synthase subunit delta yields the protein MSAKRVDAEKVEAYTRALLEAARSEGRANADLVQWQHAQKFTPEVLETLAAMQREDDLGLVEAVAKHYKELLDAQDTTVSVTVTTAVPMDDDLRAKVRAKAEADLKAPVYLVERVDPAIIGGIMLEARGQRHDASVRAQLANIRKTLSSTFIEGEER from the coding sequence ATGAGCGCTAAGCGCGTGGATGCCGAGAAGGTCGAGGCGTACACCCGGGCGCTCCTGGAGGCGGCGCGCTCCGAGGGCCGTGCCAACGCGGACCTCGTCCAGTGGCAGCACGCCCAGAAGTTCACCCCCGAGGTGCTCGAGACGCTCGCGGCGATGCAGCGCGAGGACGACCTCGGCCTCGTCGAGGCGGTCGCCAAGCACTACAAGGAGCTGCTCGACGCCCAGGACACCACGGTCTCGGTGACGGTGACCACCGCCGTCCCCATGGACGACGACCTGCGCGCCAAGGTGCGCGCCAAGGCCGAGGCGGACCTCAAGGCGCCGGTCTACCTCGTCGAGCGCGTGGATCCGGCGATCATCGGCGGCATCATGCTCGAGGCGCGCGGCCAGCGCCACGACGCCTCGGTGCGCGCCCAGCTCGCCAACATCCGCAAGACCCTCTCGTCGACCTTCATCGAAGGCGAGGAACGATAA
- the atpC gene encoding ATP synthase F1 subunit epsilon: MAELNCQFVRPDRLLFDGPVANLVLVTYAGELGVWPGHAPEIVALGDGVVRMRRLPADGGGEYDVVVSGGYAEIDNDGVIILADHARRTDDIEPDVVRRTRDEAIEALDEIGEGDHRAAYYEKKIRWCNLLLKHATGGAA, translated from the coding sequence ATGGCCGAGCTCAACTGCCAGTTCGTCCGCCCGGACAGGCTGCTCTTCGACGGCCCGGTGGCCAACCTCGTGCTGGTGACCTACGCCGGCGAGCTCGGCGTCTGGCCCGGCCACGCGCCGGAGATCGTCGCGCTCGGCGACGGCGTGGTGCGCATGCGCCGCCTGCCGGCCGACGGCGGCGGCGAGTACGACGTCGTCGTCTCGGGCGGCTACGCCGAGATCGACAACGACGGCGTCATCATCCTCGCCGACCACGCCCGGCGCACCGACGACATCGAGCCCGACGTCGTGCGCCGCACGCGCGACGAGGCGATCGAGGCCCTCGACGAGATTGGCGAGGGCGACCACCGTGCGGCATACTATGAGAAGAAGATCCGGTGGTGCAACCTCCTGCTCAAGCACGCGACGGGGGGCGCCGCCTAG
- a CDS encoding metal-dependent transcriptional regulator, with translation MSCTEHTEHTEDHALSRAGEDYLEAIYRISLESGHEGAPVRSVDVAEQLGVSKASVNKALSMLKEANMVEQSRYGRVTLTPEGEKYAALVWRAHRALRSFLESDLRVEPETADAEACLMEHVLSADTMERLIAYLERQGIVVPD, from the coding sequence ATGAGCTGCACCGAGCATACCGAGCACACCGAGGACCACGCCCTCAGCCGCGCCGGCGAGGACTACCTCGAGGCCATCTACCGCATCTCGCTCGAGTCCGGCCACGAGGGGGCGCCCGTGCGCTCCGTCGACGTCGCCGAGCAGCTCGGCGTCTCCAAGGCGAGCGTCAACAAGGCGCTCTCCATGCTCAAGGAGGCGAACATGGTCGAGCAGAGCCGCTACGGCCGCGTGACGCTCACTCCCGAGGGCGAGAAGTACGCGGCGCTCGTGTGGCGCGCGCACCGCGCCCTCCGCTCGTTCCTCGAGTCCGACCTCCGCGTCGAGCCCGAGACCGCAGATGCGGAGGCATGCCTCATGGAGCACGTCCTCTCCGCCGACACCATGGAGCGCCTCATCGCCTATCTCGAGCGTCAGGGCATCGTCGTCCCCGACTAG
- the atpD gene encoding F0F1 ATP synthase subunit beta yields MAEKNRETRTALEEAAYHKLNRTVGMGSIVRIVGPVVDVKFDGQVPGIYTALVVEGDTPVGHVGTVLEVESQLPGGIVRTVAMSSTDGLTRGLKVRDTGHPMMMPVGPSTLGRVWNVMGQPVDGGEVPDDVQYYPIHHPAPSFDELTTTTEIFETGIKAIDLLEPYVRGGKTGLFGGAGVGKTVLIQELINNLAQQHGGTSVFTGVGERTREGTDLYLEMSESGVIDKTCLVYGQMNEPPGARMRVALAGLTTAEFFRDQGQDVLLFIDNIFRFSQAGSEVSALLGRMPSAVGYQPTLATEMGELQERITSTKEGSITSVQAVYVPADDLTDPAPATTFTHLDATTVLSRAITDLGIYPAVDPLASSSSALDPSIVGEEHYRVAIAVQETLQEYSDLQDIIAILGMDELSEEQQHVVARARKIQQFLSQSFHVAEKFTGNPGTYVTVEDTVRSFAEIVDGKCDDLPEQAFRFAGTIEDVRRRAAEMAGASATGAEGAPAGEGEQPEKDGE; encoded by the coding sequence ATGGCAGAGAAGAACCGCGAGACGCGTACCGCCCTCGAGGAGGCCGCGTACCACAAGCTCAACCGCACCGTCGGCATGGGCTCGATCGTCCGCATCGTCGGACCGGTCGTGGACGTCAAGTTCGACGGGCAGGTGCCGGGCATCTACACGGCGCTCGTCGTCGAGGGCGACACGCCCGTCGGCCACGTCGGGACCGTGCTCGAGGTGGAGTCGCAGCTCCCGGGCGGCATCGTCCGCACCGTGGCCATGTCCTCCACCGACGGCCTCACCCGCGGCCTCAAGGTCCGCGACACCGGCCACCCCATGATGATGCCGGTGGGCCCCTCCACGCTCGGCCGCGTCTGGAACGTCATGGGCCAGCCCGTCGACGGCGGAGAGGTCCCCGACGACGTGCAGTACTACCCGATCCACCACCCCGCGCCCTCCTTCGACGAGCTCACCACCACCACGGAGATCTTCGAGACCGGCATCAAGGCCATCGACCTTCTCGAGCCCTACGTCCGCGGCGGCAAGACGGGACTCTTCGGCGGTGCCGGCGTCGGCAAGACGGTCCTCATTCAGGAGCTGATCAACAACCTCGCGCAGCAGCACGGCGGCACCTCGGTCTTCACCGGCGTCGGCGAGCGCACCCGCGAGGGAACCGACCTCTACCTCGAGATGAGCGAGTCCGGCGTCATCGACAAGACCTGCCTGGTGTACGGGCAGATGAACGAGCCGCCCGGAGCGCGCATGCGCGTGGCGCTCGCCGGTCTCACCACCGCGGAGTTCTTCCGCGACCAGGGGCAGGACGTGCTGCTGTTCATCGACAACATCTTCCGCTTCTCCCAGGCGGGCTCCGAGGTCTCGGCGCTTCTCGGCCGCATGCCCTCAGCCGTTGGCTACCAGCCCACGCTCGCCACCGAGATGGGCGAGCTCCAGGAGCGCATCACCTCCACCAAGGAGGGCTCCATCACCTCGGTCCAGGCCGTCTACGTCCCCGCCGACGACCTCACCGACCCGGCGCCGGCCACCACGTTCACGCACCTCGACGCGACGACGGTCCTCTCCCGCGCGATCACCGACCTCGGCATCTATCCCGCCGTGGACCCGCTGGCCAGCTCGAGCTCCGCGCTCGACCCCTCGATCGTGGGCGAGGAGCACTACCGCGTGGCCATCGCCGTCCAGGAGACGCTGCAGGAGTACTCCGACCTCCAGGACATCATCGCGATCCTGGGCATGGACGAGCTCTCCGAGGAGCAGCAGCACGTCGTGGCGCGCGCCCGCAAGATCCAGCAGTTCCTCTCCCAGTCGTTCCACGTCGCCGAGAAGTTCACGGGCAACCCCGGCACCTACGTGACGGTCGAGGACACCGTCCGCTCCTTCGCCGAGATCGTCGACGGCAAGTGCGACGACCTCCCCGAGCAGGCGTTCCGCTTCGCGGGCACGATCGAGGACGTCCGTCGTCGCGCGGCCGAGATGGCCGGCGCGAGCGCCACGGGCGCCGAGGGTGCCCCCGCGGGGGAGGGCGAGCAGCCCGAAAAGGACGGGGAGTAG
- the atpE gene encoding ATP synthase F0 subunit C → MGALGVVGYGLGVIGAGIGIGLAASGVAQGMARQPEVQGRLFTVFILGSAFVEALALIGFVVSLIVK, encoded by the coding sequence GTGGGTGCTCTCGGTGTCGTTGGTTATGGTCTCGGCGTTATCGGCGCGGGCATCGGCATTGGCCTGGCCGCCAGTGGCGTTGCGCAGGGCATGGCTCGTCAGCCCGAGGTTCAGGGCCGTCTGTTCACGGTCTTCATCCTCGGCTCGGCCTTCGTCGAGGCCCTCGCCCTCATCGGCTTCGTCGTCAGCCTCATCGTCAAGTAG
- the atpG gene encoding ATP synthase F1 subunit gamma translates to MASLREIQRRMSSIRSTMQITRTMEMISTARIHKALERAEEAEPYKDAITRMLANVAESGFTTEQPLLAQRTEERHVLFILVASDKGLAGGFNIVQQRAVEAEMRRLRARGVESSLITCGRKPTEYFTYRKMAPVMSFVGISSEPNQDEADRIASYVMRGYASGEIDRVVLYYWHAKNRVEQTQVVEQLLPITKDQLTMPNKPREREALSKVEGHVYTDFAFDPSAEEVLGRLMPAYFRTVIFHALLDSAAAEHGARRRAMQSATDNAREVLGTLERTFNRVRQGSITTELNEIIGGASALEDN, encoded by the coding sequence ATGGCCAGCCTTCGTGAGATACAGCGCCGCATGAGCTCGATCAGGAGCACCATGCAGATCACGCGCACGATGGAGATGATCTCCACCGCGCGGATTCACAAGGCGCTCGAGCGCGCCGAGGAGGCGGAGCCCTACAAGGACGCCATCACGCGCATGCTCGCCAACGTGGCCGAGTCGGGCTTCACCACCGAGCAGCCGCTGCTCGCCCAGCGCACGGAGGAGAGGCACGTGCTGTTCATCCTCGTCGCGTCCGACAAGGGCCTCGCGGGCGGCTTCAACATCGTGCAGCAGCGCGCCGTCGAGGCCGAGATGCGCCGGCTCAGGGCCCGCGGCGTGGAGTCGTCGCTGATCACCTGCGGCCGCAAGCCCACCGAGTACTTCACGTACCGCAAGATGGCGCCGGTCATGTCGTTCGTCGGCATCTCCTCCGAGCCCAACCAGGACGAGGCGGACCGCATCGCGTCCTACGTCATGCGCGGCTACGCCTCCGGGGAGATCGACCGCGTCGTGCTCTACTACTGGCACGCCAAGAACCGCGTCGAGCAGACCCAGGTGGTGGAGCAGCTGCTCCCCATCACCAAGGACCAGCTCACGATGCCCAACAAGCCGCGCGAGCGCGAGGCGCTCTCGAAGGTCGAGGGCCATGTCTACACCGACTTCGCCTTCGACCCGTCGGCCGAGGAGGTCCTGGGCCGCCTCATGCCCGCCTACTTCAGGACCGTCATCTTCCACGCGCTGCTCGACTCGGCGGCCGCGGAGCACGGGGCGCGCCGCCGCGCCATGCAGTCCGCGACCGACAACGCCCGGGAGGTCCTGGGCACGCTCGAGCGCACGTTCAACCGAGTCCGCCAGGGCTCCATCACCACCGAGCTCAACGAGATCATCGGCGGCGCTTCCGCATTGGAGGACAACTGA
- the atpF gene encoding F0F1 ATP synthase subunit B — MRLAACACAASGIALGTPVVALAEESAVGPDILIPKMAEFIPALIAFLVILLILAKLVWPPVLDMMEKRQQKIQDDLDAAERSKVQAAEEARSYEAKILDAHHEADAIVAKAKKEAEEVRSAVLAKAQREAADIIAKAHGAVDSERHKAMIELSSSVVDLSVEIASKIIGNNLSVEEQRKLAEKYLAEVGASDER; from the coding sequence ATGAGGTTGGCCGCTTGCGCGTGTGCCGCTTCCGGCATCGCCCTGGGCACGCCCGTCGTGGCGCTCGCCGAGGAGTCGGCGGTCGGTCCGGACATCCTGATCCCCAAGATGGCGGAGTTCATCCCCGCCCTCATCGCCTTCCTCGTCATCCTGCTGATCCTGGCCAAGCTCGTGTGGCCGCCGGTCCTGGACATGATGGAGAAGCGCCAGCAGAAGATCCAGGACGACCTCGACGCCGCGGAGCGCTCCAAGGTGCAGGCCGCCGAGGAGGCCAGGAGCTACGAGGCCAAGATCCTCGACGCCCACCACGAGGCGGACGCCATCGTCGCCAAGGCCAAGAAGGAGGCCGAGGAGGTCCGCTCCGCGGTCCTCGCCAAGGCGCAGCGCGAGGCGGCCGACATCATCGCCAAGGCCCACGGCGCCGTGGACTCCGAGCGCCACAAGGCCATGATCGAGCTCTCCAGCTCGGTCGTCGACCTCTCCGTGGAGATCGCCAGCAAGATCATCGGCAACAACCTCTCCGTGGAGGAGCAGCGCAAGCTGGCCGAGAAGTACCTCGCGGAGGTTGGAGCGTCCGATGAGCGCTAA